In Duganella zoogloeoides, a single genomic region encodes these proteins:
- a CDS encoding tetracycline resistance MFS efflux pump, translating to MGVVSAPVATPRAANLNFILICVFIDMLGVGLIVPVLPVLVGQFTSSRDEQSLWYGVMSATFGLMQFLFMPMLGALSDRVGRRPVMLYSMGGMCANFLATAWAPNLACLFIGRVIGGMSSASMSVAAAYASDISTPDNRAKSFGKVGAAFGLGFICGPMLGGLLGGVDIHLPFYVAAALSAANFIYGYLVVPESLAPGVRPPFDKARLNPFTSLIKLGRRTDIRGLVITFTLVTCAQMMLNTTWVLYTTFRFDWTPGQNGFALFCVGLTAAVVQAGLLGVLIRRWGEVKLSRLGIISGAVAYLAYGLATEGWMMYAIIVCNVLAFAAGPALQSLVSRATPSDEQGELMGSLQSISSAGVIVMPLLGSAILAQVSRLPAGDWRIGATFFLCAAMQVAAIVVARRYFTTHPHATDRP from the coding sequence GTGGGCGTAGTGTCTGCGCCGGTAGCCACGCCACGGGCGGCCAATCTCAATTTCATCCTGATCTGCGTGTTCATCGACATGCTGGGCGTGGGCCTGATCGTGCCGGTGCTGCCGGTGCTGGTTGGCCAGTTCACGTCCTCGCGCGACGAGCAGTCGCTGTGGTACGGCGTGATGAGCGCCACCTTCGGCCTGATGCAGTTCCTGTTCATGCCCATGCTGGGCGCCTTGAGCGACCGCGTGGGACGGCGCCCGGTGATGCTGTATTCGATGGGCGGCATGTGCGCCAATTTTCTCGCCACCGCCTGGGCGCCCAACCTGGCCTGCCTGTTCATCGGCCGCGTGATCGGCGGCATGTCGTCGGCCAGCATGTCGGTGGCGGCGGCCTATGCGTCCGACATCTCCACGCCTGACAACCGTGCCAAGAGCTTCGGCAAGGTGGGCGCGGCGTTCGGCCTCGGTTTCATCTGCGGCCCGATGCTGGGCGGACTGCTGGGCGGCGTCGATATCCACCTGCCCTTCTACGTGGCCGCCGCGCTGTCGGCCGCCAATTTCATCTACGGCTACCTGGTGGTGCCCGAATCGCTGGCGCCGGGCGTGCGTCCGCCGTTCGACAAGGCCCGCCTCAACCCGTTCACCTCCCTGATCAAGCTGGGACGGCGCACCGACATCCGTGGCCTGGTGATCACCTTCACGCTGGTCACCTGCGCCCAGATGATGCTCAATACCACCTGGGTGCTGTACACCACGTTCCGCTTCGACTGGACGCCGGGCCAGAACGGCTTTGCGCTGTTTTGCGTGGGGTTGACGGCCGCCGTGGTGCAGGCCGGCCTGCTCGGGGTGCTGATCCGCCGCTGGGGCGAGGTCAAGTTGTCGCGGCTGGGGATCATCTCCGGCGCGGTGGCCTACCTGGCCTATGGCCTGGCCACCGAGGGCTGGATGATGTACGCCATCATCGTGTGCAATGTGCTGGCCTTTGCCGCCGGCCCGGCGCTGCAAAGCCTGGTCTCGCGCGCCACCCCCTCGGACGAACAGGGCGAGTTGATGGGCTCTCTGCAGTCGATCAGCAGCGCGGGCGTGATCGTGATGCCGCTGCTCGGTTCCGCCATCCTGGCCCAGGTCAGCCGCCTGCCGGCCGGCGACTGGCGCATCGGCGCCACCTTCTTCCTGTGTGCGGCCATGCAGGTGGCGGCCATCGTGGTGGCGCGGCGCTACTTTACAACCCACCCGCATGCGACGGACCGGCCTTGA
- a CDS encoding chemotaxis protein CheW produces MNSNVTEMHANSPAGEFLAFTLGQEEYGIDIQKVSEIRSYETPTRIANAPEFVKGVVNLRGIIVPIVDMRIKFNLGTPSYDQFTVVIILNIGHRVVGMVVDRVSDVTTLTHEQIKPAPEIGSAINTDHIVGLGTIEDRMLILVDIDKLMSSEDMGLIEKTAMAA; encoded by the coding sequence ATGAACAGCAACGTCACCGAAATGCACGCCAATTCCCCAGCCGGCGAGTTTCTTGCATTTACCCTGGGCCAGGAAGAATACGGCATCGATATCCAGAAAGTCAGCGAGATCCGCAGCTACGAAACCCCGACCCGCATCGCCAATGCGCCGGAGTTCGTCAAGGGCGTGGTCAACCTGCGCGGCATCATCGTGCCGATCGTCGACATGCGCATCAAGTTCAACCTGGGCACGCCGAGCTACGACCAGTTCACGGTTGTCATCATCCTCAATATCGGCCACCGCGTGGTGGGCATGGTCGTTGACCGCGTGTCGGACGTGACCACCCTGACCCACGAGCAGATCAAGCCGGCCCCGGAAATCGGCTCGGCCATCAACACCGACCACATCGTGGGCCTGGGCACCATCGAAGACCGCATGCTGATCCTGGTCGATATCGACAAGCTGATGTCCAGCGAAGACATGGGCTTGATTGAGAAAACAGCGATGGCTGCCTAA
- a CDS encoding TonB-dependent receptor plug domain-containing protein: protein MSKSVLRPTRIAAAVCAIFLVNHAACAEDAPAPAPALGKANSTSAQAPVMQTVMVKGSAATYDARRDDTASKVIVNSEEIQKYGDTSVNDVLKRLPGITVGGAAGRGGGEIRMRGLGSGYTQILINGEKAPAGFSTDNLAPDVIERIEVLRAASAEFSTQSIAGTINIVLKKTVKLDQHVVKISGAKGNTFSSPSASIQWSDRDGPLSYSMGANAWRYQYDRTTPSYETGTDAAGVPDVARASTWSDRGRSDGFNLSPRLNWALGDGDTLTWQTFINYNTFTSNSQSLTSVELAADPGPDYDRIDGSFGSHNGFARTDLNWVKQLGDGAKLDAKFGISGNRNASDGYNLGSKGGAAPTLDRKVVSKTTEQGFSSQGKYSRPLVLGATQDGVEAPEHALSLGWDVGVTDRDDTRRQREAPLPGSHPANFDEDFSARITRVAVYGQDEWNVSPSWSMYAGVRWEGYQTEIDGAGFASVNERSSVLSPLFQTLYKLPNKKDQLRLALTRTYKAPATSNMVPRNFISANNSRLDPDRRGNPRLKPEVALGLDASFEHYWGDGAMLSASASLRQIDDYTHNVLMQDGERWLAMQVNDGRAETRGIELEAKFPLRAVFNDVPAIDVRASVSRNWSRVDSVPGPDNRLDQQVPLSATVGLDYKSAGGDLSTGTSFSFRNGGTARLTDIQSGYNSVRRDLDVYALWKIDTRNNVRVAVSNLLAQDYSTESLYADAQGTSTRSTTNAGETQFRLTVERRF, encoded by the coding sequence ATGTCCAAGTCCGTCCTGCGTCCTACCCGGATCGCTGCTGCCGTTTGCGCCATTTTCCTTGTCAACCATGCCGCCTGCGCCGAGGACGCGCCAGCGCCTGCGCCGGCGTTGGGCAAGGCCAACTCCACCAGCGCGCAAGCACCGGTCATGCAGACCGTGATGGTCAAGGGCAGCGCCGCCACCTACGATGCGCGGCGCGACGATACCGCCAGCAAGGTGATAGTGAACAGCGAGGAAATTCAGAAATACGGCGACACCTCGGTCAACGACGTGCTCAAGCGCCTGCCCGGGATTACCGTCGGCGGCGCGGCCGGGCGGGGCGGCGGCGAGATCCGCATGCGCGGCCTCGGTTCCGGCTACACGCAAATCCTGATCAATGGCGAAAAAGCGCCGGCCGGCTTTTCCACCGACAACCTGGCGCCGGACGTTATCGAACGCATCGAAGTGCTGCGCGCGGCCAGCGCCGAGTTTTCCACCCAGTCGATTGCCGGCACCATCAATATCGTGCTGAAAAAGACCGTCAAGCTCGACCAGCATGTGGTGAAAATCAGCGGCGCCAAGGGCAACACGTTCAGCTCGCCCAGCGCCAGCATCCAGTGGTCGGACCGCGACGGCCCGCTGTCGTACTCGATGGGCGCCAACGCCTGGCGCTACCAGTACGACCGCACCACGCCCAGCTACGAGACCGGCACCGACGCGGCTGGCGTGCCCGATGTCGCGCGCGCATCCACCTGGTCCGACCGTGGCCGGTCCGACGGCTTTAACCTGTCGCCGCGCCTGAACTGGGCGCTCGGTGACGGCGATACGCTGACCTGGCAAACTTTTATCAACTACAACACCTTCACCAGCAACAGCCAGAGTTTGACCAGCGTGGAGCTGGCCGCCGACCCCGGCCCCGACTACGACCGCATCGACGGCAGCTTTGGCAGCCACAACGGCTTTGCCCGTACCGACCTCAACTGGGTTAAACAGTTGGGCGATGGCGCCAAGCTCGATGCCAAGTTCGGCATCAGTGGCAACCGCAATGCGTCCGACGGTTACAACCTGGGCAGCAAGGGCGGTGCAGCGCCCACGCTGGACCGCAAGGTGGTGTCAAAAACTACCGAGCAGGGTTTCAGCAGCCAGGGCAAGTATTCGCGCCCGCTGGTGCTGGGGGCCACCCAGGACGGCGTGGAAGCCCCCGAGCACGCGCTCTCGCTCGGCTGGGACGTGGGCGTGACCGACCGCGACGACACGCGCCGCCAGCGCGAAGCGCCACTGCCCGGCAGCCATCCCGCCAATTTCGACGAGGATTTCTCCGCCCGCATCACCCGCGTGGCAGTGTATGGCCAGGACGAGTGGAACGTCAGCCCAAGCTGGTCGATGTACGCAGGCGTGCGCTGGGAAGGCTACCAGACCGAGATCGACGGCGCCGGCTTTGCATCCGTCAACGAGCGCTCCAGCGTGCTCAGCCCGCTGTTCCAGACCCTGTACAAGTTGCCCAACAAGAAAGATCAACTGCGCCTGGCGCTGACCCGCACCTACAAGGCGCCGGCCACCTCCAACATGGTGCCGCGTAATTTCATTTCTGCCAACAATAGCCGGCTCGACCCCGACCGCCGCGGCAACCCGCGCCTGAAACCCGAGGTGGCGCTGGGCCTCGATGCGTCGTTCGAACATTACTGGGGCGACGGCGCCATGCTCAGCGCCAGCGCCTCGCTGCGCCAGATCGACGATTACACGCACAATGTGCTGATGCAGGATGGCGAACGCTGGCTGGCGATGCAGGTCAACGACGGCCGCGCGGAAACCCGGGGCATCGAACTGGAGGCCAAGTTCCCGCTGCGCGCCGTGTTCAACGACGTGCCAGCGATCGACGTGCGTGCCAGCGTCAGCCGCAACTGGTCGCGCGTGGACAGCGTGCCGGGACCGGACAACCGGCTCGACCAGCAAGTGCCGCTGAGCGCCACCGTGGGCCTCGACTATAAAAGCGCTGGTGGCGATCTCAGTACCGGCACCAGTTTCAGTTTCCGTAACGGCGGAACGGCGCGCCTGACCGATATCCAGAGCGGATACAACTCGGTGCGCCGCGATCTCGATGTTTATGCATTGTGGAAAATCGATACCCGCAATAATGTGCGGGTAGCGGTCTCGAATTTACTGGCACAGGATTACTCCACCGAATCCCTGTATGCCGATGCCCAGGGAACCTCGACCCGTTCCACCACCAATGCCGGAGAAACCCAGTTCCGCCTGACGGTCGAGCGCCGGTTTTAA
- the trpS gene encoding tryptophan--tRNA ligase produces MNQPDQSQVISSAPAANAATAAKGPTVILTGDRPTGPLHLGHYVGSLRNRVTYQDDYKQFIMLADSQALTDNMEDVNKVHRNVVEVALDYLAVGIDPAKSTILIQSQIPELAELTFYYLNLVTVARLERNPTVKAEIVLRGFERDIPAGFLTYPASQAADISAFKASIVPVGEDQIPMIEQTNEIVRRFNRLANRDVLVECKALVPEIGRLPGTDGKAKMSKSLGNTINLGATAAEITAAVKKVYTDPLHLRVEDPGHLEGNVAFIYLDAFDPEKDKLAEMKAHYVRGGLGDSIVKKRLEVVLQEMLAPIRARREELAQDKGYIMQMLKEGTFRAREVAAKTADEVKAALGLSYF; encoded by the coding sequence ATGAACCAGCCCGACCAGTCCCAAGTTATCTCTTCCGCGCCTGCTGCCAACGCTGCCACCGCAGCCAAGGGTCCGACCGTGATCCTGACCGGCGACCGTCCGACCGGCCCGCTGCACCTGGGCCACTACGTGGGCAGCCTGCGCAACCGCGTCACGTACCAGGACGATTACAAGCAATTCATCATGCTGGCCGACTCGCAAGCGTTGACCGACAATATGGAAGACGTCAACAAGGTCCACCGCAACGTCGTGGAAGTGGCGCTCGACTACCTGGCAGTGGGCATCGACCCGGCCAAATCGACGATCCTGATCCAGTCGCAAATTCCGGAACTGGCTGAGCTGACCTTCTATTACCTGAACCTGGTGACTGTAGCGCGCCTCGAGCGCAACCCGACCGTCAAGGCCGAGATCGTGCTGCGCGGCTTCGAACGCGATATCCCGGCTGGCTTCCTTACTTACCCTGCTTCGCAGGCGGCCGACATTTCGGCCTTCAAGGCGTCGATCGTACCGGTGGGCGAAGACCAGATCCCGATGATCGAGCAGACCAATGAAATCGTGCGCCGCTTCAACCGCCTCGCCAACCGCGACGTGCTGGTCGAATGCAAGGCGCTGGTGCCGGAAATCGGCCGCCTGCCGGGCACCGACGGCAAGGCCAAGATGAGCAAGTCGCTCGGCAACACCATCAACCTGGGCGCCACCGCCGCCGAGATCACCGCCGCCGTCAAAAAGGTCTATACCGACCCGCTGCACCTGCGCGTGGAAGACCCCGGCCACCTGGAAGGCAACGTCGCCTTCATCTACCTCGACGCTTTCGATCCTGAAAAGGACAAGCTGGCGGAAATGAAAGCGCATTACGTGCGTGGCGGCCTGGGCGACTCGATCGTCAAGAAGCGCCTGGAAGTGGTGTTGCAGGAAATGCTGGCGCCGATCCGCGCCCGCCGCGAGGAACTGGCCCAGGACAAGGGCTACATCATGCAAATGCTCAAGGAAGGCACGTTCCGCGCGCGCGAAGTGGCGGCCAAAACCGCCGATGAAGTGAAGGCCGCGCTCGGCCTGTCGTACTTCTGA
- a CDS encoding methyl-accepting chemotaxis protein: MNMLANISIGKRLALGFTVILAFAMVITGIGVWRLQGVASATADMMQVPLAKERMIGDWSSNIDSAIKRTTAIARSTDASLATYFADEAKSSSARSSEYQKKIEELITEPDEKELFARIGAQRKIYLSSRDELSKFKADGDLEQAQRVFDTVFVPGTAKYQALIADLLKMQRARIDATAAHIDGVADSSRNLLLVLAALMLAFGVLCAWLLTSGITGPLRAAVVAARRVASGDLTGHIDDRGTDETSQLLGALKEMNASLLGIVAEVRSGTDHITTSSTEIAEGNQDLSRRTEQQAGALEETASSMEELTSVVKHNADNARQANQLAASASQVAVKGGQVVSQVVDTMDSINESSRRIVDIIAVIDGIAFQTNILALNAAVEAARAGEQGRGFAVVASEVRNLAQRSASAAKEIKQLIGDSVDKVNQGSKLVADAGATMDDIVSSVARVSDIITEITAATTEQSAGINEVNQAIGSMDAVTQQNAALVEQAAAAAESMQQQAAVLAQAVAVFKVEGVAYQSRPGARPRKAALQIT; the protein is encoded by the coding sequence ATGAATATGTTGGCGAATATCAGTATCGGCAAGCGCCTGGCGCTGGGGTTTACGGTCATCCTGGCGTTTGCCATGGTGATCACCGGCATCGGCGTGTGGCGTTTGCAGGGCGTGGCGTCGGCCACGGCCGACATGATGCAGGTGCCGCTGGCCAAGGAGCGCATGATCGGCGATTGGTCCAGTAATATTGATAGCGCTATCAAGCGTACCACGGCAATTGCGCGCAGCACCGACGCCAGCCTGGCGACGTATTTTGCCGATGAGGCGAAGTCGTCGTCGGCGCGCTCGTCCGAATACCAGAAAAAGATCGAAGAACTGATCACCGAACCGGACGAGAAGGAACTGTTCGCCCGTATCGGCGCGCAGCGCAAGATCTACCTGTCTTCGCGCGATGAACTGAGCAAGTTCAAGGCGGACGGCGACCTGGAACAGGCGCAGCGTGTGTTCGATACCGTGTTCGTCCCCGGCACCGCCAAGTACCAGGCCCTGATCGCCGATCTGCTCAAGATGCAGCGCGCCCGGATCGACGCCACTGCCGCCCATATCGATGGCGTGGCCGACAGCAGCCGCAACCTGCTGCTGGTGCTGGCGGCGTTGATGCTGGCCTTCGGCGTGCTGTGCGCCTGGCTGCTCACCTCCGGCATCACCGGGCCGCTGCGTGCGGCCGTGGTGGCGGCCCGCCGCGTGGCCAGCGGCGATCTCACCGGCCACATCGATGATCGAGGCACCGACGAAACGTCACAATTGCTGGGCGCACTGAAGGAGATGAACGCCAGCCTGCTGGGCATCGTCGCCGAGGTGCGCAGCGGTACCGACCATATCACCACGTCGTCCACCGAAATTGCCGAGGGTAACCAGGACCTGTCGCGCCGCACCGAGCAGCAGGCTGGCGCGCTGGAGGAAACCGCGTCGTCGATGGAGGAGTTGACGTCCGTCGTCAAACACAATGCCGACAACGCGCGCCAGGCCAACCAGCTGGCGGCATCGGCGTCGCAGGTGGCGGTGAAGGGCGGGCAGGTGGTGTCGCAGGTGGTGGACACCATGGATTCGATCAATGAATCGTCGCGCCGGATAGTCGATATCATTGCCGTCATCGACGGCATCGCCTTCCAGACCAATATCCTGGCCCTGAACGCTGCCGTGGAAGCGGCGCGCGCCGGCGAGCAGGGACGCGGCTTCGCGGTGGTGGCGTCGGAAGTGCGCAACCTGGCGCAGCGCTCGGCGTCGGCCGCGAAAGAAATCAAGCAACTGATCGGCGACTCGGTGGACAAGGTCAACCAGGGCAGCAAGCTGGTGGCCGACGCGGGCGCCACGATGGACGACATCGTCAGCAGCGTGGCGCGCGTGAGCGACATCATCACCGAAATTACCGCCGCCACCACCGAGCAAAGCGCCGGCATCAACGAAGTCAACCAGGCCATCGGTTCGATGGACGCCGTGACCCAGCAGAACGCCGCGCTGGTCGAGCAGGCCGCCGCTGCGGCGGAATCGATGCAGCAGCAGGCGGCCGTGCTGGCGCAGGCGGTGGCGGTGTTCAAGGTGGAAGGAGTGGCGTACCAGTCGCGCCCGGGCGCCAGGCCGCGCAAGGCGGCGTTGCAGATCACTTAG
- a CDS encoding LON peptidase substrate-binding domain-containing protein has translation MASIPLFPLNTTLFPDGHLPLQVFEVRYLDMVKRCIEQDEQFGVVSLLEGSETRVPDQQDTLSSGGTMARITEWVSPMPGLLQISCIGTTRFQVRSAHQLKHGLWMADVDNVAEDMVVPVPAEQQDVANALGSLIRSLQKKQISISKMPLSPPYRLDEAGWVANRWCELLRLPQEEKQRLLLQENPVLRLELIQDVLSENGLLDQ, from the coding sequence ATGGCTTCGATTCCTCTTTTCCCCCTCAACACCACTCTGTTCCCCGACGGGCATTTGCCGCTGCAAGTGTTTGAAGTTCGTTATCTGGACATGGTCAAGCGCTGTATCGAACAAGACGAACAATTCGGCGTGGTTTCCCTGCTTGAAGGCAGCGAAACGCGCGTGCCAGATCAGCAAGATACTTTATCGAGCGGCGGCACCATGGCCAGGATTACCGAATGGGTTTCTCCGATGCCTGGGCTGTTGCAGATATCGTGCATCGGTACCACGCGTTTCCAGGTGCGTTCCGCGCACCAGTTGAAACACGGTTTATGGATGGCCGACGTTGATAACGTAGCCGAAGATATGGTGGTGCCGGTTCCCGCCGAACAGCAGGACGTGGCAAATGCACTTGGCTCGCTGATACGCTCGTTGCAAAAAAAACAGATTTCGATTTCCAAAATGCCGCTGTCGCCGCCTTATCGATTAGATGAGGCCGGTTGGGTGGCGAATCGCTGGTGCGAATTACTGCGTCTGCCGCAGGAAGAAAAACAGCGATTGCTGTTGCAGGAAAATCCAGTATTGCGCCTGGAGTTAATCCAGGACGTACTCAGCGAAAACGGTTTATTGGACCAGTAA
- a CDS encoding HD domain-containing protein: MDSLLDYWQPRLIALATAGQDDDGAHDINHLHRVWRNATLLLARHEEADALVVLAACYLHDLVNLPKNHPERHLASRQAAALATRELAARDFPAERLAAVAHAIECHSFSAALPAGTIEAKIVQDADRLDALGAVGLARLFYIAGRMGSHLAHSHDPLARHRERDDRTYALDHIETKLATLPGKMQTATGRQLGEERLAELLAFRDRFAEEWA, from the coding sequence ATGGACAGCTTGCTCGACTACTGGCAGCCACGCCTGATCGCCCTGGCCACCGCCGGGCAGGACGACGACGGCGCGCACGATATCAACCACCTGCACCGGGTGTGGCGCAACGCCACCCTGCTGCTGGCCCGGCATGAAGAAGCGGATGCACTGGTGGTGCTGGCCGCCTGCTACCTGCACGACCTGGTCAACCTGCCCAAGAACCATCCCGAGCGCCACCTGGCCTCGCGCCAGGCCGCCGCACTGGCCACGCGCGAACTGGCTGCGCGCGATTTTCCGGCCGAGCGGCTGGCCGCCGTAGCGCACGCCATCGAGTGCCACAGCTTTTCCGCCGCCCTGCCCGCCGGCACCATCGAGGCGAAGATCGTGCAGGACGCCGACCGCCTCGACGCGCTGGGCGCCGTCGGCCTGGCGCGGCTGTTCTACATCGCCGGGCGCATGGGATCGCACCTGGCGCACAGCCATGATCCGCTGGCACGCCACCGCGAACGCGACGACCGCACCTATGCACTCGACCATATCGAGACCAAGCTGGCCACCCTGCCCGGCAAGATGCAGACCGCCACCGGCCGCCAGCTGGGCGAAGAACGGCTGGCGGAGCTGCTGGCGTTTCGCGACCGTTTTGCCGAAGAGTGGGCGTAG
- a CDS encoding DUF1294 domain-containing protein: MWPLLAMWLASVYAVASTVCYIVYAIDKAAARRGERRIPERVLLLLGFLCGWPGGWLAQRRLRHKTAKTSFQVRFWISVACNLAALGWLCWGY; this comes from the coding sequence ATGTGGCCGTTGCTGGCCATGTGGCTGGCCTCGGTGTATGCGGTGGCCAGCACGGTCTGCTACATCGTGTATGCCATCGACAAGGCTGCCGCCCGGCGCGGCGAGCGCCGTATTCCCGAACGCGTTCTGCTGCTGCTCGGGTTCCTGTGCGGCTGGCCCGGTGGCTGGCTGGCCCAGCGCCGGCTGCGCCATAAAACCGCCAAGACTTCGTTCCAGGTCCGGTTCTGGATCTCGGTAGCCTGCAACCTCGCCGCGCTTGGCTGGCTGTGCTGGGGCTACTGA
- a CDS encoding DMT family transporter, whose product MWHGVFCGLLAGAMWGMVFIVPAYLTAFTPLEMACGRYIAYGLIAAGLLHRRLPPLLRRLDRTDVSAMVKHALAGNIVYYMLLALAVQMAGVSATSLIIGVLPITVTLMGRKDHGAVPLRQLAWPLLLVAAGIACINIDVFSHDAVTSAGAGATLAVKLAGVACAVGALLCWTWYSVDNARYLKRNPHFSSGEWSALYGVSSGLIALVIAAAALAAFHGDVTGAGAVASGRDWTVFWIVNASLALGASVIGNHLWNIASRTVPLTLSGQLILFETLFALGYGFIYHQQWPRVLEVAAMLLLVTGVMWSVRLHALDSAGTVHPGD is encoded by the coding sequence ATGTGGCATGGCGTTTTCTGCGGCCTGCTGGCCGGCGCGATGTGGGGCATGGTGTTCATCGTGCCCGCCTACCTGACTGCGTTCACGCCGCTGGAGATGGCCTGCGGCCGCTATATCGCCTACGGCCTGATCGCTGCCGGCCTGCTGCACCGGCGCCTGCCGCCGCTGCTGCGCCGGCTCGACCGCACCGATGTGTCCGCCATGGTCAAGCATGCGCTGGCCGGCAACATCGTTTATTACATGCTGCTGGCGCTCGCTGTGCAGATGGCGGGCGTGTCGGCCACGTCGCTGATCATCGGCGTGCTGCCGATTACCGTCACCCTGATGGGCCGCAAGGACCACGGCGCCGTGCCGCTGCGCCAGCTGGCGTGGCCGCTGCTGCTGGTCGCGGCCGGGATTGCCTGCATCAACATCGATGTTTTCTCGCACGATGCGGTCACCAGTGCCGGCGCCGGCGCCACGCTGGCAGTCAAGCTGGCGGGCGTGGCGTGCGCCGTCGGCGCCCTGCTGTGCTGGACCTGGTATTCGGTGGACAATGCCCGCTACCTCAAGCGCAATCCCCATTTCAGCAGCGGTGAATGGTCGGCGCTGTACGGCGTCTCGAGCGGGCTGATCGCGCTGGTGATCGCTGCCGCGGCGCTGGCCGCGTTCCATGGCGACGTGACCGGCGCCGGCGCCGTGGCGAGCGGGCGCGACTGGACCGTATTCTGGATCGTCAATGCATCGCTGGCGCTGGGCGCCTCCGTGATCGGCAACCATTTATGGAATATCGCCAGCCGCACCGTGCCGCTGACGCTGTCGGGCCAGCTGATATTGTTTGAAACGCTGTTCGCGCTTGGCTATGGTTTTATCTATCACCAGCAGTGGCCGCGCGTGCTGGAAGTGGCGGCCATGCTGTTATTGGTGACGGGCGTGATGTGGTCGGTGCGGTTGCATGCGCTGGACAGCGCCGGCACCGTGCATCCCGGCGATTAA
- a CDS encoding H-NS histone family protein, with protein MTTYQEYKAKIAELENLAENARKNEVTKAKEQIATIMRDYGLTIADLGTVAKVKPVKTRAPVPTKYRDEATGQTWTGRGRAPKWLEGKDKNQFLIK; from the coding sequence ATGACGACCTACCAAGAGTACAAAGCAAAAATCGCCGAGCTGGAAAACCTGGCTGAAAATGCCCGTAAAAACGAAGTCACCAAGGCCAAAGAGCAAATCGCCACCATCATGCGCGATTACGGCCTGACCATTGCCGACCTGGGCACTGTTGCCAAAGTTAAACCGGTCAAAACCCGCGCACCGGTGCCAACCAAATACCGCGACGAAGCCACCGGCCAAACCTGGACCGGCCGTGGCCGCGCGCCTAAATGGCTCGAAGGTAAAGACAAGAACCAATTCCTCATTAAATAA
- the asd gene encoding archaetidylserine decarboxylase (Phosphatidylserine decarboxylase is synthesized as a single chain precursor. Generation of the pyruvoyl active site from a Ser is coupled to cleavage of a Gly-Ser bond between the larger (beta) and smaller (alpha chains). It is an integral membrane protein.): protein MSDRLAVLPQYLLPKGALTNFAGRVAGAKGGAMTTRLIRWFVGRYDVNMGEALNPDIASYPSFNEFFTRALRPDARPLADAAFICPVDGRISQFGAIEDDQIFQAKGHKFSTTALVGGDAALAAKFQHGSFANLYLSPRDYHRIHMPVDGKLTRMIYVPGELFSVNPTTARGIPGLFARNERVVCVFDTAHGPFVMTLVGATIVGSMATVWHGLVNPPRLPKVTEWTYDDQDIVLKKGAELGRFLLGSTVVMLFPKDTLCFNPAWQPAGPVRLGEAMAALA from the coding sequence GTGTCCGACCGCCTTGCCGTTTTGCCCCAATACCTGCTTCCCAAGGGAGCGCTGACCAACTTCGCCGGCCGTGTTGCCGGCGCCAAGGGCGGCGCCATGACCACGCGCCTGATCCGCTGGTTCGTGGGCCGTTACGACGTCAACATGGGCGAGGCACTCAATCCGGACATCGCCAGCTACCCGAGCTTCAACGAATTCTTTACGCGCGCCTTGCGCCCGGACGCCCGGCCGCTGGCCGATGCCGCGTTCATCTGCCCGGTCGATGGCCGCATCAGCCAGTTCGGCGCCATCGAGGACGACCAGATTTTCCAGGCCAAGGGCCACAAGTTTTCGACCACCGCGCTGGTCGGCGGCGACGCTGCGCTGGCGGCCAAGTTTCAACATGGCAGCTTCGCCAACCTGTACCTGAGCCCGCGCGACTACCACCGCATCCACATGCCGGTGGACGGCAAGCTTACGCGCATGATCTATGTGCCAGGCGAGCTGTTCTCGGTCAATCCCACTACCGCGCGCGGCATCCCCGGCCTGTTCGCCCGCAACGAGCGCGTGGTGTGCGTGTTCGATACGGCCCACGGCCCGTTCGTGATGACGCTGGTGGGCGCCACCATTGTCGGCAGCATGGCCACCGTGTGGCACGGCCTGGTCAACCCGCCGCGCCTGCCCAAGGTCACCGAATGGACCTACGACGACCAGGACATCGTGCTCAAAAAGGGCGCTGAGCTGGGCCGCTTCCTGCTCGGCTCCACCGTGGTGATGCTGTTCCCGAAAGACACGCTGTGCTTCAACCCCGCCTGGCAACCGGCCGGCCCGGTGCGCCTGGGCGAGGCGATGGCCGCGCTGGCCTGA